From Erinaceus europaeus chromosome 9, mEriEur2.1, whole genome shotgun sequence, one genomic window encodes:
- the LOC103124389 gene encoding olfactory receptor 2G2-like, translating to MFWANGSTQLGFILVGFSDRPQLELVLFGVIFFIYIMTLVGNATIILVSLLDAKLHTPMYFFLSHLSFLDLCFTSSIIPQLLVNLGSSDKSITYGGCVVQLYVSLALGSTECVLLAVMSYDRYVAVCRPLHYAFVMHPRLCHLLASMSWLSGVATTLIQSTLTLQLPFCGHHLVDHFFCEVPVLIKLACVDTTFNQAELFVASVLFLVVPLSLIFISYGYIAQAVLKIKSASGRKKAFGTCSSHLMVVIIFYGTIIFMYLQPAKSRSKGQGKFVSLFYTVVTPILNPLIYTLRNMEVKTALKKILSL from the coding sequence ATGTTTTGGGCCAATGGCAGTACCCAACTTGGATTCATTCTGGTAGGATTTTCTGACAGACCTCAACTAGAGCTGGTTCTCTTTGGGGTAATATTCTTCATTTATATCATGACACTCGTTGGCAATGCAACCATCATCTTGGTATCACTCTTGGATGCCAAACTCCATACCCCTATGTACTTTTTCCTCTCCCATCTCTCCTTCTTGGATCTCTGCTTCACCAGCAGTATTATTCCTCAGCTACTAGTCAACCTAGGGAGTTCAGATAAGTCCATCACATATGGTGGTTGTGTGGTTCAGCTCTACGTGTCTCTTGCCCTGGGATCCACTGAGTGTGTCCTACTGGCTGTGATGTCATATGATCGCTATGTTGCTGTCTGCCGTCCCCTACATTATGCATTTGTTATGCATCCTCGACTATGCCATCTCCTAGCATCCATGTCATGGCTTAGTGGAGTGGCCACCACGCTGATCCAATCCACTCTCACCCTGCAGCTGCCCTTCTGTGGGCATCATCTAGTGGATCATTTCTTCTGTGAGGTGCCTGTGCTCATCAAGCTGGCCTGTGTGGACACCACTTTCAACCAGGCTGAGCTCTTTGTGGCTAGTGTCCTATTCCTGGTAGTGCCTTTATCACTCATCTTCATCTCTTATGGCTACATTGCCCAAGCGGTTCTGAAGATCAAGTCAGCTTCtggaaggaagaaagcatttgGAACCTGCTCCTCTCATCTGATGGTGGTCATCATCTTCTATGGAACCATTATCTTCATGTATCTGCAGCCAGCCAAAAGCAGATCCAAGGGCCAGGGGAAGTTTGTGTCTCTCTTCTACACTGTAGTGACCCCTATTCTCAACCCTCTCATCTATACCTTGAGAAATATGGAAGTGAAGACAGCATTGAAAAAAATTTTGTCTCTATGA